The segment TGTTCGATGAACCAACAACAGGACTCGATCTGCAGACAGAGCGGATATTGCAAGCTTCCATGAAGGAACTGGCCAAAACGTCGACTGTCATTACCGTTGCACACAGACTGCATACGATCAAAAAAGCGGACTCCATTTTACTGCTCGAATCAGGTGAATTAATCGCCCGAGGAAAACATGAAGAGCTGGTCGAAGCAGTACCGGCTTACCGTGAAATGGTGTCTGCCCAGCAAGGAGGGAGCGCAGGATGAGAGAATTAGCACATGTTGTGAAACTGGTCATGTTGGAAAAGAAAGACATACTCCTGTCCATTTTGCTCGGATTCTCTGCAGGGATTACGGCTGTGGGGCTGTTTGCCTCTAGTGGTTACCTCATTTCCAAGGCGGCACTTGCTCCACCGATCTATACGTTGACGGTGATGATTGCGGTATTGAAGCTTTTCGGTTTTGCGAGGGCATTCAGCCGCTACGGCGAGAGACTATACTCGCATAGGGCGACCTTTACAATATTAAGTAATCTACGCGTTTCTTTTTATAAAAAAATAGAGCCCCTTGCGCCACAGATTTTTCAGAAGTATCGCAGCGGCGATTTGCTTGCACGGATTGTGGGGGACGTGGAGAGCTTGCAGAATTTCTTTCTTCGCGTATTTTATCCACCGATTGTGCTAGTGCTCATCTTTTTAAGTACGATATTTTTCATTTCGTTTTTCTCTGTGTATTTAGCAGTAGTGATGTTGATCGGACTGATTTTGACAGGCTTTGTGGTACCGGCTATCTTTGCGGTAGGACAACGTCGATTGCAAAATCGTGTCAGGGAAGAGCGAGGGTCGCTTTCTACAGAGGTGACGGAGCTACTTTACGGATTCCGGGATTTGAAAATCTATCAGCAACTGGAAGGTAAGGAAAAGTTGCTTGCCGATGCTGCAGGTTCTTATGTGGCGGAGCAAGAGCGAGAAGGGAAACAGGCGATGTTCAATCAATCGGTGAACACGTTTATCACGTTGCTTGTTTCATGGACCTTGCTTGCACTTGGAGCCTATCTGACGGTGGAAGGACAGTTTGATGGGCTGTTCCTTGCGATGCTTGTGATGATCTCCTTGACTGTATTTGAAAATGCCGCGCCGATGGCGGTTTTCCCTAATCATTATGAAGATAGCAGACGGGCTGCAGCAAGGCTGAATGATGTGGTGAGTGTGGAATCGCCAGCCAGGGACGCAACTTTGGGATCAAAGATGGACTTACCAGCAAATAAGGCGTTTTCCTTCCAAATGAGAGATGTTAACTTCCGTTTTCCGGGAGAATCCCGCCTGACATTGGACGGGGTGAGTATCAACTTGCCTGAAGGATCCAAAACGGCAATCGTCGGTCCAAGCGGATCCGGTAAATCTACGTTATTACAGCTGCTGTTGAAAATCTATGACGCGGAGAAAGGGATTGTTTCACTGGATGAGTGGGATTATGCTGCAGTGGAGCAGGAGGACCTGTGGAGCAAAGCGAATGTCGTCATGCAGGAAAACCACTTTTTCTACGGCACGATCAGGGAGAATCTAGCTCTTGCCAAGGATGGACTGGGCGATGAGGAGATGCTGGAGGCGTTGGGCGCAGTGAAGCTTGACGGGTTCTCTTTGGATGATGAGGTGTTGGAAAAAGGGGAGAATCTTTCCGGTGGAGAGAAACAACGCCTAGCGATAGCACGTTCGTTGCTGAAGGCAGAACGCTTGTGGTTGCTGGATGAGCCGACCTCCTCCGTGGATGCTGTGACAGAAGCGACGATTTTGGAGGAGCTTTTTGAAAAAGCGGCAGATGATACATTGGTGCTCGTAAGTCATCGATTGACTGGCCTGGAGAAGATGGATCGGATCATTGTCATGGAGAATGGCCGTGTTGTGGAGGCAGGCACGTTTGATGAATTGATGAAGGCGCAAGGTTATTTTTATGAGATGAAAGAGATTGAGAAGAGTGTGTTTATGTAAGTTGGGGGCTTTGTTTTGATCTGGCCGTCTGGGGAGAATTGCTGATCCTTGGACGGCTATATTTTATATTGGATGGGGGCGAAGGGGCTGGTTGGGATTGGCGGAAAAATGAAATGTCCGAAGTTTTTCTGATCTTGTCCGAAGATTTGGCGGAGTTGTCCGAAGATTCGAGAAAGTTGTCCAAAGTTTTGGGATTCTTGTCCGAACCAAATTTTCAATTGTCCAAACGCCGCCCACTCTTGTCCGAACAAGCTATGGCAAATGTCCGAACCCCCATCCCAAAAGCATATTAAGTGTACGAACCCATGAAATAGTTGTCCGAATGCTTTTTCACAATCTTAAAATCCCACAAATCCCCCCAATATCAGCATAATACAAACATTCAAAAGACTAATTTGCCAAAAACCCTTCATAAAAAACATGCCCGGGGAGCTACAACACCCCAGATTTTACCCGACCTCAAAAAAGCAGCCCCATCAAAGGGCTGCCCTCATCAAACCATTAATCATCCCACTCTACATACAACACTTTTCCTGTAATGGCATCAATATAGACCGTTACATCTTCATCGTCGCCATTTTGAAAGTTTTCAATTTCCACTTCATACACAAGCTTTCCGTTTTCGCGTTCTAGTTCAATATCTTCGAGCTTGCCCGGTACTTCCTTCTTTGCGATGCCTATGGCCTCACCGATGGAGATCACGGCTTCATTCGCTCCAGCGTCCTCAGCCTTCCCGTTTCCACCAGTAGTGGATGCTTTTTTACCCCTACGCTCATCTCTTTCTTCCTTGATGATCTCGCCATTCGAGGCATCCACCTTGAAATCAAACTCGTATTCATCGTTTTTCACTTCGATTTCATAAACAAGACGCCCATTCTCGCGATCTTTCTCGGCTTCCTTGATAACGCCATTTTCCACCTTCGCCAATACGATATCAGATGCTTCGGATAATGTGATGCCGGTCTTTTCTTCAGTCGGAGTGGCAACCTGGACCTGTTTCAAGTTTTCCTTTGTGTCCTCGTTCTTTAATGTTTCTGCTCCTACGCTGATTCCTCCGATAAGTACGGCTCCTGCTATCACTGCTGTGAAAATTTTCATTGTGAATTCCTCCTTGAAATGTTGTTTGTTTCGCTTGCTACACTTACATAATAGCCAGCCAACATTAATAGAAAAGGAGGAAAACATTAAAAAATCTTAATGAAACTTCTGTTTATCTTAATCCCATGTCAAGGACAGGATTTCACCTGTATAAGCATTGATGATGATGGTTGCCTCCGAATCCTCATCCACTTCGATTTCGACTTCATATACCTTGACGCCATTATCTTCATCAAGCTCCACATCATCCACTTTACCTGGCACTTCGTTTAAGGCGATTTCAATGGCTTCATCCCTGCTAAGCATGCTTGGAGCGGGCTTCTCCTCTGCGGGATCTTGGGGCTCTTCGCCACCTGGCTCCTGTTTCCCTGAGCCAGGTTCTCCTCCACCGGCATCCTCTTTACGGTTCATGAGTTTCAACGAGGTGATCTCTCGTGATCGGCCATCCACCATCAGCTGATATTCCCCCATGTCATTTTCCATGAACACTTCAAAGGATTCCTCTTTTTGTTGCATGGAGGTAATGATGCTGCCCCTATATTGGCTTTCCACCAGCTCCCGTACTTCCGCTTCTGAAGCCAAGGCCTCCGTCTTGTTAAAAAAAAGATAGAAGAGCGCAATCCCTGAAAGTACCACAAAAGCGCCAGTGATTAGAATCAGGAACCGTTTCTTATTTTTCATTCTCGTTCACTGTCCTTTCCCTTGGGCAATGTCACTTTCACGGTCGTACCTTTTCCTTCCACACTTGTAAAGTCGATCCTTCCTTGGTGTGCGTCCACAATCTGCTTGGCGATGGAAAGACCAAGCCCTGCACCACCTGACTCGCGGTTTCTGGCTTTATCGACCCGGTAAAAGCGGTCAAAGACTTTGTCCAGGTCCTCTTTCGGGATCCCCATCCCTTTATCCCGTACAGAGAAGTAGCAGTTGCCAGCCGTCTCGCCAAGCTCCAACTCTACTTCTGCTTCACTATATTTCCGCGCGTTATCCAAAAGAATATAAAGTAACTGTTTTATTTTATTGGTGTCTGCCAAAACAGAAGATGTTAGTCCACCATCCATTAGCCTGATTTCCCTGTTAAAAGAAACCTCCATGTTGTGTGCTGCTTGCTTGCAGAGGTCTTGCAGATCGACCGTTTCTTTTTTTAGCACCATATCATTATCCGCATTGGCCAGTTGCAGCATCTGCTCGGTCATTTCCTTCATCCGGATCGATTCGGAGTAGATGGCGTCCACCGATTCCTCCAATAGCTCAGGCTTTTTCATGCCCCAGCGTTTGAGCATGCTGGCATAGCTCTCGATTACCGTTAGTGGCGTCTTCAATTCATGGGAGGCATCGGAAACGAACTGCTGTTGTTTTTGATAGTTTTTCTCGAGGATATCAATCATCTGGTTGAACGTGTTGCCCATTGTATAAAGCTCATCCTTGGAAGTGCCCTCAAGTCGCAGCTTCTGATAATCCCCGGTCTGCTGGATCTGCTTCATCGTTTTCGTCATGGCATGAATCGGGGTCAAAATGATCCGGCTCAATACGTTTCCGAAAAATAAGGCAGGAATCAAGATGATAACCGAAGCGAGCAGTAGCACGATAAGCAGGGTGTTGATCGTTCGTTTGGAATCCTCCAGCTTTTCTGTGACCTCCAGCATCACGATGTTTCCGTCCGTCCATATCAACGGGTAGGAAACGACCGCATATGGAGTGCCTTCCAATGTTCGAACGGTGGAAAACTGCTGATTCTGAAACTTAGTGGGAACCAACCTCATATCGTACTCCTTGGCACTGTTGGCAACAGAGGTATTCTCTTCTGTCACGATACGGATCATTCCGTTAGGAGGGAGGTAGGCATTGAGCAGGGAGCTGAAATCCGTTTCGTTCTCGCTTATCGCCCTGTTCACGGCCGCTGTCACTGACTCGGCATGATCCCTGACCCGGTTCAGGTCATTGTCCAGAATGTTTTTTTGGAAAAGAAAATAGATGGCCCCGTTAACTAGAAGCAACATGATGACGAGCCATACGGTGGAAAACAAGAGAATTTTGCTTTTTATTTTCATCTGCCTGCTACTCCTTTAATCGGTATCCGACACCGCGGACAGTCAAGAGCACATCTGAGATGTCCAGCTTTTTCCGAAGATGCCTGATGTAAACGTCGACGATATTGGTGTCCCCGTAATAATCAAAGCCCCATACCCGGTTGAGGATTTGTTCGCGATTCAGTGCCTGTCCTTTGTTTTCGATAAAGTAGACAAGAAGGTCGAACTCTTTGGGAGTCAGGTCCACTTGTTCTTCGCCACGGAGGACCTCGCGTGTTTTTTCATTAACGGTCCAGTCTTGGACATTCAAGACACTGGAATGCTCAGATTTTACCTGTACCATTCGCAGGGAGGCCCTTACTCTTGCCAAAAGCTCCTCTATTTCAAAAGGCTTTGTCACATAATCGTTTGCTCCAAGATCGAGACCGCTTACTTTATCGGGGATGGAATTGCGGGCGGTCAATAGAATGACAGGAGTGTTTGGATCGGCAGTGCGGATCCTCCTCAATACTTCTAAACCGCTCAATTCCGGCAGCATCACATCAAGCAAC is part of the Sutcliffiella sp. FSL R7-0096 genome and harbors:
- the cydC gene encoding thiol reductant ABC exporter subunit CydC, with amino-acid sequence MRELAHVVKLVMLEKKDILLSILLGFSAGITAVGLFASSGYLISKAALAPPIYTLTVMIAVLKLFGFARAFSRYGERLYSHRATFTILSNLRVSFYKKIEPLAPQIFQKYRSGDLLARIVGDVESLQNFFLRVFYPPIVLVLIFLSTIFFISFFSVYLAVVMLIGLILTGFVVPAIFAVGQRRLQNRVREERGSLSTEVTELLYGFRDLKIYQQLEGKEKLLADAAGSYVAEQEREGKQAMFNQSVNTFITLLVSWTLLALGAYLTVEGQFDGLFLAMLVMISLTVFENAAPMAVFPNHYEDSRRAAARLNDVVSVESPARDATLGSKMDLPANKAFSFQMRDVNFRFPGESRLTLDGVSINLPEGSKTAIVGPSGSGKSTLLQLLLKIYDAEKGIVSLDEWDYAAVEQEDLWSKANVVMQENHFFYGTIRENLALAKDGLGDEEMLEALGAVKLDGFSLDDEVLEKGENLSGGEKQRLAIARSLLKAERLWLLDEPTSSVDAVTEATILEELFEKAADDTLVLVSHRLTGLEKMDRIIVMENGRVVEAGTFDELMKAQGYFYEMKEIEKSVFM
- a CDS encoding PepSY domain-containing protein, producing the protein MKIFTAVIAGAVLIGGISVGAETLKNEDTKENLKQVQVATPTEEKTGITLSEASDIVLAKVENGVIKEAEKDRENGRLVYEIEVKNDEYEFDFKVDASNGEIIKEERDERRGKKASTTGGNGKAEDAGANEAVISIGEAIGIAKKEVPGKLEDIELERENGKLVYEVEIENFQNGDDEDVTVYIDAITGKVLYVEWDD
- a CDS encoding PepSY domain-containing protein, which encodes MKNKKRFLILITGAFVVLSGIALFYLFFNKTEALASEAEVRELVESQYRGSIITSMQQKEESFEVFMENDMGEYQLMVDGRSREITSLKLMNRKEDAGGGEPGSGKQEPGGEEPQDPAEEKPAPSMLSRDEAIEIALNEVPGKVDDVELDEDNGVKVYEVEIEVDEDSEATIIINAYTGEILSLTWD
- a CDS encoding HAMP domain-containing histidine kinase; the protein is MKIKSKILLFSTVWLVIMLLLVNGAIYFLFQKNILDNDLNRVRDHAESVTAAVNRAISENETDFSSLLNAYLPPNGMIRIVTEENTSVANSAKEYDMRLVPTKFQNQQFSTVRTLEGTPYAVVSYPLIWTDGNIVMLEVTEKLEDSKRTINTLLIVLLLASVIILIPALFFGNVLSRIILTPIHAMTKTMKQIQQTGDYQKLRLEGTSKDELYTMGNTFNQMIDILEKNYQKQQQFVSDASHELKTPLTVIESYASMLKRWGMKKPELLEESVDAIYSESIRMKEMTEQMLQLANADNDMVLKKETVDLQDLCKQAAHNMEVSFNREIRLMDGGLTSSVLADTNKIKQLLYILLDNARKYSEAEVELELGETAGNCYFSVRDKGMGIPKEDLDKVFDRFYRVDKARNRESGGAGLGLSIAKQIVDAHQGRIDFTSVEGKGTTVKVTLPKGKDSERE
- a CDS encoding response regulator transcription factor; protein product: MANILIIEDEKKIARVLQLELEHEGYETDAAFTGTSGLEKFKEQNWDLVLLDVMLPELSGLEVLRRIRTADPNTPVILLTARNSIPDKVSGLDLGANDYVTKPFEIEELLARVRASLRMVQVKSEHSSVLNVQDWTVNEKTREVLRGEEQVDLTPKEFDLLVYFIENKGQALNREQILNRVWGFDYYGDTNIVDVYIRHLRKKLDISDVLLTVRGVGYRLKE